A genomic segment from Capra hircus breed San Clemente chromosome 15, ASM170441v1, whole genome shotgun sequence encodes:
- the NEU3 gene encoding sialidase-3 isoform X2, giving the protein MEATLPGHRTMNPCPVWERKSGYVYLFFICVRGHVTERQQIMSGRNAARLCFICSQDAGYSWSDVRDLTEEVIGPEVTHWATFAVGPGHGIQLQSGRLIIPAYAYYIPFWFFCFRLPYKARAHSLMIYSDDLGATWHHGRLIKPMVTVECEVAEVIGKAGHPVLYCSARTPNRCRAEALSTDHGECFQKPVLSHQLCEPPHGCQGSVVSFRPLEIPGGCQDLAGKDAPAIQQSSLLCSSVRPEPEAGTLSESWLLYSHPTNKKRRVDLGIYLNQSPLEAACWSRPWILHCGPCGYSDLAALENEGLFGCLFECGTKQECEQIAFRLFTDREILSHVQGDCSTPGMNSEPSKK; this is encoded by the coding sequence TGTGCGAGGCCATGTCACCGAGCGTCAACAGATTATGTCAGGCAGGAATGCTGCACGCCTCTGCTTCATATGCAGCCAGGATGCTGGCTATTCATGGAGCGATGTGAGGGACCTGACTGAGGAGGTCATTGGCCCAGAGGTGACGCACTGGGCCACTTTTGCTGTGGGGCcaggtcatggcatccagctgCAGTCGGGGAGGCTCATCATCCCTGCGTACGCCTACTACATCCCATTCTGGTTCTTTTGCTTTCGGCTGCCATATAAAGCTAGGGCTCATTCCCTGATGATCTATAGCGATGACCTAGGAGCCACATGGCACCATGGCAGGCTTATCAAGCCCATGGTGACAGTGGAATGTGAGGTGGCAGAGGTGATTGGGAAGGCTGGCCACCCCGTGCTGTATTGCAGTGCCCGGACACCAAACAGGTGCCGGGCAGAGGCGCTCAGCACTGACCATGGTGAATGCTTTCAGAAACCAGTCCTGAGCCATCAGCTCTGTGAGCCCCCTCATGGCTGCCAAGGCAGTGTGGTGAGTTTCCGGCCCCTGGAGATCCCAGGTGGATGCCAGGATCTTGCTGGCAAAGATGCACCTGCCATTCAGCAGAGTTCTCTGCTGTGCAGCTCAGTGAGGCCAGAGCCGGAAGCTGGAACCCTGTCAGAATCATGGCTCTTGTACTCACACCCAACCAATAAGAAACGGAGGGTCGACCTAGGCATCTACCTCAACCAGAGCCCCTTGGAGGCTGCCTGCTGGTCCCGCCCCTGGATCTTGCACTGCGGGCCCTGTGGGTACTCTGATTTGGCTGCTCTGGAGAATGAGGGCTTGTTTGGGTGTTTGTTTGAATGTGGGACCAAGCAGGAGTGTGAGCAGATTGCCTTCCGCCTGTTTACAGACCGAGAGATCCTGAGCCATGTGCAAGGGGACTGCTCCACCCCTGGTATGAACTCTGAGCCAAGTAAAAAGTAA